A single genomic interval of Electrophorus electricus isolate fEleEle1 chromosome 4, fEleEle1.pri, whole genome shotgun sequence harbors:
- the LOC113580755 gene encoding fas-binding factor 1 homolog isoform X7 — protein MASKQKKGLRGTIDDVLGDLLGDGSDDPPVRSRSSGGGAGGDPGVPPSRGRKGSLLENEFFSKLAEEAEEEDEGSDVSEADPKALLDTMKDIDDMDADLFGYQRKSRAALTKPDSALIKPNSAPAQSRAPAPGSVKRGAADPDLEGPGLEERKPRSAPAAAVRGYRKFSFVDDMRDDLGGLLDGLDPGVSKSVLSGQEEPMSPPSLTVQKQEQLAPKKRDELTFDDDDQNDLMDALGFSDTPKDSGLVVKRESEAPGRPRTRLDEILGIGTSLQLLQRPATGEKKDPAQPERVPPAQKPPRRGSADRDVSEEDFTFGLYQPTVGSAPEGHQSRRQSVRFSMEDVSSPSPEHRPKPSVQAGRAASDWLGLKKEDEEGQTHGAKEPAGVPESQKPPPSPPRGRAAPPARATSSAQGPGEGEEEEEDWLAGALSKSRAQGAGRSDDRLGEEANLASLRRRNTTVTPRERQEDMSAPRRSPSEPLAVSGRQQGRTPTSGPSPGSRHTPATPTSELRELNHLSQQSPGKSLANHTASVSYTETQQRPGADTTVPVQQEGLSSTLPPVSLSADMLQLLLKQQLTQTQQWGLGASLELGSLQKRDTQQQSVDIASLQATITQLQGQVKSLQMEKEQLQKLLDSVQQRHTQDTELMENAHRAHVKLLEESASQREARVQLESQALAARLAEQERAVLLEQHQRQLAQCQLDRDRQVERLRDLQRKSILEMKEDYEEQLQRLQKLKDEEIDAVTSATSQTRSLAALIEHMEQFSRKLGDLACRVESTHENTAQGLALGARHRDEQLRVLQEHLSQQQSEMAEERIRLKEVIAKMETQLAEQQRALQQERWRVTAEQAKAESALRGLEEERRTMTQRITMEREELERAKSSLLEEQQAVMQHCAVERRRLATEWTQFHAQEKLRQERVEREANRAVERDAQREGSIFSVAQEQAEMTLRAGQLQQKEETLQRERENLDKLREDLEQEKGQLSTAALRLQTRAQEVESFSKRASERYEEGERALQEARQVEAEHQARLRAIHAERERLRKQEHSLQQERMTMTDHLKEVEKRHSLPINPFSLSSAPLIRDVSPAFASSRLDAPVSAPAVNTSSSGFSPELQATLALLQHTAEKDRDFLQDEQFFLETLKKAPYNTAFHTP, from the exons ATG GCTTCAAAACAGAAGAAGGGCTTAAGGG GCACAATTGATGATGTTCTGGGGGACCTCTTGGGCGACGGAAGTGATG ACCCCCCCGTGAGGAGCAGGTCTTCCGGTGGAGGAGCAGGCGGAGATCCAGGTGTGCCGCCATCACGTGGCAGGAAAGG GTCGCTACTGGAGAACGAGTTCTTCAGCAAACTGGCAGAGGaagctgaggaagaggatgag GGCTCCGACGTTTCCGAGGCCGACCCCAAGGCACTGTTAGACACCATGAAG GACATAGATGACATGGACGCTGACCTTTTCGGCTACCAGAGAAAGTCGAGAGCGGCCCTGACTAAACCCGACTCAGCCCTGATTAAACCCAACTCAGCCCCAGCTCAGAGCCGAGCCCCTGCACCTGGATCGGTGAAACGGGGAGCAGCTGACCCAG ATCTGGAAGGCCCAGGGCTGGAGGAGAGGAAGCCCCGCTCTGCTCCGGCTGCCGCCGTCCGAGGATACAGGAAGTTCAGTTTCGTGG ACGACATGCGTGATGACCTGGGTGGCCTTCTGGACGGCCTGGACCCGGGGGTGTCTAAGAGCGTTCTGTCAGGGCAAGAAGAACCCATGTCCCCACCTTCTCTCACTGtgcagaagcaggagcagctAG CACCTAAGAAGCGGGACGAACTGACCTTCGATGATGATGACCAAAATGACCTGATGGATGCACTGGGGTTCAGTGACACTCCGAAGGACAGTGGACTCGTcgtgaagagagagag TGAGGCCCCTGGAAGGCCGCGCACCAGACTGGACGAGATCCTGGGCATTGGGACATCTCTGCAGCTACTGCAGAGACCTGCCACGGGAGAGAAGAAGGACCCAGCCCAGCCCGAGAGAGTGCCGCCCGCCCAGAAACCGCCACGGAGGGGGTCAGCTGACAGAG ACGTCAGCGAGGAAGACTTCACCTTCGGCTTGTACCAGCCCACAGTGGGATCCGCCCCAGAGGGGCACCAGAGCCGCAGACAGTCCGTCCG ATTCTCCATGGAGGACGTCAGCTCTCCTTCTCCAGAGCACAGACCCAAACCCTCCGTCCAGGCCGGCCGAGCCGCATCCGACTGGCTGGGCCTGAAGAAGGAGGACGAGGAAGGGCAGACGCACGGCGCCAAGGAGCCCGCCGGAGTCCCGGAGAGCCAGAagcctccaccctctccaccccgTGGTCGGGCAGCACCACCCGCAAGGGCCACCTCCTCCGCCCAGGGGCccggggagggggaggaggaggaggaagactgGCTAGCAGGGGCTCTGAGTAAGAGCAGAGCTCAGGGGGCGGGGCGATCGGACGACAGGCTTGGAGAGGAGGCCAACCTGGCCTCGCTCCGCAG ACGGAACACCACCGTGACTCCACGCGAGAGACAGGAGGACATGAGCGCCCCCCGCAGATCACCCAG CGAGCCTCTGGCTGTGTCTGGCAGACAGCAGGGGCGCACACCTACGTCAGGACCCAGCCCAGGATCCCGGCATACGCCCGCCACGCCCACGTCCGAGCTACGGGAACTGAACCACCTCAGTCAGCAGTCGCCTGGCAAGAGCTTGGCCAATCACACGGCCTCGGTCAGCTACACAG agACCCAGCAGAGACCTGGGGCAGACACTACCGTACCTGTCCAGCAGGAGGGGCTGTCTTCCACTCTGCCACCAGTGAGTCTGTCTGCAGACATGCTGCAGCTCCTGCTGAAACAGCAG ctgaCCCAGACTCAGCAGTGGGGGTTGGGAGCTTCTCTGGAGCTGGGCTCGCTacagaagagagacacacagcagcagtCTGTAGACATAGCGTCACTACAGGCTACGATCACACAGCTGCAGGGACAG GTGAAAAGTCTTCAGATGGAAAAGGAGCAGCTCCAGAAGCTGTTGGACAGtgtccagcagagacacacacaggatacaGAGCTGATGGAGAACGCCCACAG AGCCCATGTGAAGCTCCTGGAGGAGTCGGCGTCCCAGCGGGAGGCGCGGGTGCAGCTGGAGAGCCAGGCCCTGGCAGCGCGGCTggcagagcaggagagggcCGTCCTCCTGGAGCAGCACCAGCGCCAGCTGGCCCAGTGCCAGCTGGACCGGGACCGGCAGGTGGAGCGACTCCGAGACCTCCAGAG GAAGTCTATACTGGAGATGAAGGAAGATTATGAGGAGCAGCTGCAGAGACTCCAGAAACTGAAGGATGAGGAGATTGATGCAGTAACCAGTGCTACCTCGCAGACAAG GTCTCTGGCAGCACTGATCGAGCACATGGAGCAGTTCTCCCGCAAGCTGGGTGATCTAGCGTGTCGGGTGGAGAGCACCCATGAGAACACAGCGCAGGGCCTGGCGCTGGGAGCCCGACACAGGGACGAACAGCTGAGAG tacTCCAGGAGCATCTGTCccagcagcagagtgagatgGCCGAGGAGAGAATCAGACTGAAAGAGGTCATAGCCAAGATGGAAACACAGCTTGCCGAACAGCAGAGAGCCCTccagcag gaacgCTGGCGAGTCACGGCAGAGCAGGCTAAAGCTGAGTCAGCATTAAGAGGACTGGAAGAGGAGAGACGTACCATGACTCAGCGCATCACCATGGAGAGAGAAGAACTGGAGAGGGCCAAG AGTTCTttgctggaggagcagcaggcgGTGATGCAGCACTGTGCTGTGGAGCGGAGGAGACTCGCCACCGAGTGGACGCAGTTCCACGCGCAGGAGAAACTCCGTCAGGAGCGGGTGGAGCGAGAGGCTAACCGTGCCGTGGAGAGGGATGCACAAAGAGAGGGCTCCATCTTCAGCGTggcacag gagcaGGCCGAGATGACCCTCCGCGCTGGCCAGCTGCAGCAGAAGGAGGAGACTTtgcagagggagcgagagaaccTGGACAAGCTGAGAGAGGATCTGGAGCAAGAGAAAGGCCAGCTGAGCACGGCGGCCCTGCGTCTCCAAACCCGCGCGCAGGAAGTGGAGAGCTTCAGCAAG CGAGCGTCTGAGCGGTATGAAGAGGGTGAACGGGCACTGCAGGAGGCCAGACAGGTGGAGGCCGAACACCAGGCTCGTCTACGCGCCATCCATGCCGAGAGGGAGCGTCTCAGGAAGCAGGAGCACAGCCTACAGCAG GAACGTATGACAATGACCGATCACCTTAAAGAAGTGGAGAAAAGACACAGCCTTCCCATCaatcccttctctctctcttctgcacCTTTAATAagag ACGTCTCTCCAGCGTTTGCGAGCTCTCGGCTGGATGCTCCTGTATCTGCTCCAGCAGTAAACACCAGCTCCAGTGGTTTCTCTCCAGAGCTGCAGGCCACACTGGCCCTGCTCCAGCACACGGCAGAGAAG GACCGAGACTTCCTTCAGGACGAGCAGTTCTTCCTGGAGACGCTAAAGAAAGCCCCCTACAACACTGCCTTTCACACACCATGA
- the LOC113580755 gene encoding fas-binding factor 1 homolog isoform X9, which produces MASKQKKGLRGTIDDVLGDLLGDGSDDPPVRSRSSGGGAGGDPGVPPSRGRKGSLLENEFFSKLAEEAEEEDEGSDVSEADPKALLDTMKDIDDMDADLFGYQRKSRAALTKPDSALIKPNSAPAQSRAPAPGSVKRGAADPDLEGPGLEERKPRSAPAAAVRGYRKFSFVDDMRDDLGGLLDGLDPGVSKSVLSGQEEPMSPPSLTVQKQEQLAPKKRDELTFDDDDQNDLMDALGFSDTPKDSGLVVKRESEAPGRPRTRLDEILGIGTSLQLLQRPATGEKKDPAQPERVPPAQKPPRRGSADRDVSEEDFTFGLYQPTVGSAPEGHQSRRQSVRFSMEDVSSPSPEHRPKPSVQAGRAASDWLGLKKEDEEGQTHGAKEPAGVPESQKPPPSPPRGRAAPPARATSSAQGPGEGEEEEEDWLAGALSKSRAQGAGRSDDRLGEEANLASLRSRRNTTVTPRERQEDMSAPRRSPSSEPLAVSGRQQGRTPTSGPSPGSRHTPATPTSELRELNHLSQQSPGKSLANHTASVSYTETQQRPGADTTVPVQQEGLSSTLPPVSLSADMLQLLLKQQLTQTQQWGLGASLELGSLQKRDTQQQSVDIASLQATITQLQGQVKSLQMEKEQLQKLLDSVQQRHTQDTELMENAHRAHVKLLEESASQREARVQLESQALAARLAEQERAVLLEQHQRQLAQCQLDRDRQVERLRDLQRKSILEMKEDYEEQLQRLQKLKDEEIDAVTSATSQTRSLAALIEHMEQFSRKLGDLACRVESTHENTAQGLALGARHRDEQLRVLQEHLSQQQSEMAEERIRLKEVIAKMETQLAEQQRALQQERWRVTAEQAKAESALRGLEEERRTMTQRITMEREELERAKSSLLEEQQAVMQHCAVERRRLATEWTQFHAQEKLRQERVEREANRAVERDAQREGSIFSVAQEQAEMTLRAGQLQQKEETLQRERENLDKLREDLEQEKGQLSTAALRLQTRAQEVESFSKRASERSLWQLLCVASV; this is translated from the exons ATG GCTTCAAAACAGAAGAAGGGCTTAAGGG GCACAATTGATGATGTTCTGGGGGACCTCTTGGGCGACGGAAGTGATG ACCCCCCCGTGAGGAGCAGGTCTTCCGGTGGAGGAGCAGGCGGAGATCCAGGTGTGCCGCCATCACGTGGCAGGAAAGG GTCGCTACTGGAGAACGAGTTCTTCAGCAAACTGGCAGAGGaagctgaggaagaggatgag GGCTCCGACGTTTCCGAGGCCGACCCCAAGGCACTGTTAGACACCATGAAG GACATAGATGACATGGACGCTGACCTTTTCGGCTACCAGAGAAAGTCGAGAGCGGCCCTGACTAAACCCGACTCAGCCCTGATTAAACCCAACTCAGCCCCAGCTCAGAGCCGAGCCCCTGCACCTGGATCGGTGAAACGGGGAGCAGCTGACCCAG ATCTGGAAGGCCCAGGGCTGGAGGAGAGGAAGCCCCGCTCTGCTCCGGCTGCCGCCGTCCGAGGATACAGGAAGTTCAGTTTCGTGG ACGACATGCGTGATGACCTGGGTGGCCTTCTGGACGGCCTGGACCCGGGGGTGTCTAAGAGCGTTCTGTCAGGGCAAGAAGAACCCATGTCCCCACCTTCTCTCACTGtgcagaagcaggagcagctAG CACCTAAGAAGCGGGACGAACTGACCTTCGATGATGATGACCAAAATGACCTGATGGATGCACTGGGGTTCAGTGACACTCCGAAGGACAGTGGACTCGTcgtgaagagagagag TGAGGCCCCTGGAAGGCCGCGCACCAGACTGGACGAGATCCTGGGCATTGGGACATCTCTGCAGCTACTGCAGAGACCTGCCACGGGAGAGAAGAAGGACCCAGCCCAGCCCGAGAGAGTGCCGCCCGCCCAGAAACCGCCACGGAGGGGGTCAGCTGACAGAG ACGTCAGCGAGGAAGACTTCACCTTCGGCTTGTACCAGCCCACAGTGGGATCCGCCCCAGAGGGGCACCAGAGCCGCAGACAGTCCGTCCG ATTCTCCATGGAGGACGTCAGCTCTCCTTCTCCAGAGCACAGACCCAAACCCTCCGTCCAGGCCGGCCGAGCCGCATCCGACTGGCTGGGCCTGAAGAAGGAGGACGAGGAAGGGCAGACGCACGGCGCCAAGGAGCCCGCCGGAGTCCCGGAGAGCCAGAagcctccaccctctccaccccgTGGTCGGGCAGCACCACCCGCAAGGGCCACCTCCTCCGCCCAGGGGCccggggagggggaggaggaggaggaagactgGCTAGCAGGGGCTCTGAGTAAGAGCAGAGCTCAGGGGGCGGGGCGATCGGACGACAGGCTTGGAGAGGAGGCCAACCTGGCCTCGCTCCGCAG CAGACGGAACACCACCGTGACTCCACGCGAGAGACAGGAGGACATGAGCGCCCCCCGCAGATCACCCAG CAGCGAGCCTCTGGCTGTGTCTGGCAGACAGCAGGGGCGCACACCTACGTCAGGACCCAGCCCAGGATCCCGGCATACGCCCGCCACGCCCACGTCCGAGCTACGGGAACTGAACCACCTCAGTCAGCAGTCGCCTGGCAAGAGCTTGGCCAATCACACGGCCTCGGTCAGCTACACAG agACCCAGCAGAGACCTGGGGCAGACACTACCGTACCTGTCCAGCAGGAGGGGCTGTCTTCCACTCTGCCACCAGTGAGTCTGTCTGCAGACATGCTGCAGCTCCTGCTGAAACAGCAG ctgaCCCAGACTCAGCAGTGGGGGTTGGGAGCTTCTCTGGAGCTGGGCTCGCTacagaagagagacacacagcagcagtCTGTAGACATAGCGTCACTACAGGCTACGATCACACAGCTGCAGGGACAG GTGAAAAGTCTTCAGATGGAAAAGGAGCAGCTCCAGAAGCTGTTGGACAGtgtccagcagagacacacacaggatacaGAGCTGATGGAGAACGCCCACAG AGCCCATGTGAAGCTCCTGGAGGAGTCGGCGTCCCAGCGGGAGGCGCGGGTGCAGCTGGAGAGCCAGGCCCTGGCAGCGCGGCTggcagagcaggagagggcCGTCCTCCTGGAGCAGCACCAGCGCCAGCTGGCCCAGTGCCAGCTGGACCGGGACCGGCAGGTGGAGCGACTCCGAGACCTCCAGAG GAAGTCTATACTGGAGATGAAGGAAGATTATGAGGAGCAGCTGCAGAGACTCCAGAAACTGAAGGATGAGGAGATTGATGCAGTAACCAGTGCTACCTCGCAGACAAG GTCTCTGGCAGCACTGATCGAGCACATGGAGCAGTTCTCCCGCAAGCTGGGTGATCTAGCGTGTCGGGTGGAGAGCACCCATGAGAACACAGCGCAGGGCCTGGCGCTGGGAGCCCGACACAGGGACGAACAGCTGAGAG tacTCCAGGAGCATCTGTCccagcagcagagtgagatgGCCGAGGAGAGAATCAGACTGAAAGAGGTCATAGCCAAGATGGAAACACAGCTTGCCGAACAGCAGAGAGCCCTccagcag gaacgCTGGCGAGTCACGGCAGAGCAGGCTAAAGCTGAGTCAGCATTAAGAGGACTGGAAGAGGAGAGACGTACCATGACTCAGCGCATCACCATGGAGAGAGAAGAACTGGAGAGGGCCAAG AGTTCTttgctggaggagcagcaggcgGTGATGCAGCACTGTGCTGTGGAGCGGAGGAGACTCGCCACCGAGTGGACGCAGTTCCACGCGCAGGAGAAACTCCGTCAGGAGCGGGTGGAGCGAGAGGCTAACCGTGCCGTGGAGAGGGATGCACAAAGAGAGGGCTCCATCTTCAGCGTggcacag gagcaGGCCGAGATGACCCTCCGCGCTGGCCAGCTGCAGCAGAAGGAGGAGACTTtgcagagggagcgagagaaccTGGACAAGCTGAGAGAGGATCTGGAGCAAGAGAAAGGCCAGCTGAGCACGGCGGCCCTGCGTCTCCAAACCCGCGCGCAGGAAGTGGAGAGCTTCAGCAAG CGAGCGTCTGAGCGGTCACTGTGGCAACTGTTGTGTGTAGCGAGCGTCTGA
- the LOC113580755 gene encoding fas-binding factor 1 homolog isoform X8 codes for MASKQKKGLRGTIDDVLGDLLGDGSDDPPVRSRSSGGGAGGDPGVPPSRGRKGSLLENEFFSKLAEEAEEEDEGSDVSEADPKALLDTMKDIDDMDADLFGYQRKSRAALTKPDSALIKPNSAPAQSRAPAPGSVKRGAADPGPGLEERKPRSAPAAAVRGYRKFSFVDDMRDDLGGLLDGLDPGVSKSVLSGQEEPMSPPSLTVQKQEQLAPKKRDELTFDDDDQNDLMDALGFSDTPKDSGLVVKRESEAPGRPRTRLDEILGIGTSLQLLQRPATGEKKDPAQPERVPPAQKPPRRGSADRDVSEEDFTFGLYQPTVGSAPEGHQSRRQSVRFSMEDVSSPSPEHRPKPSVQAGRAASDWLGLKKEDEEGQTHGAKEPAGVPESQKPPPSPPRGRAAPPARATSSAQGPGEGEEEEEDWLAGALSKSRAQGAGRSDDRLGEEANLASLRSRRNTTVTPRERQEDMSAPRRSPSSEPLAVSGRQQGRTPTSGPSPGSRHTPATPTSELRELNHLSQQSPGKSLANHTASVSYTETQQRPGADTTVPVQQEGLSSTLPPVSLSADMLQLLLKQQLTQTQQWGLGASLELGSLQKRDTQQQSVDIASLQATITQLQGQVKSLQMEKEQLQKLLDSVQQRHTQDTELMENAHRAHVKLLEESASQREARVQLESQALAARLAEQERAVLLEQHQRQLAQCQLDRDRQVERLRDLQRKSILEMKEDYEEQLQRLQKLKDEEIDAVTSATSQTRSLAALIEHMEQFSRKLGDLACRVESTHENTAQGLALGARHRDEQLRVLQEHLSQQQSEMAEERIRLKEVIAKMETQLAEQQRALQQERWRVTAEQAKAESALRGLEEERRTMTQRITMEREELERAKSSLLEEQQAVMQHCAVERRRLATEWTQFHAQEKLRQERVEREANRAVERDAQREGSIFSVAQEQAEMTLRAGQLQQKEETLQRERENLDKLREDLEQEKGQLSTAALRLQTRAQEVESFSKRASERYEEGERALQEARQVEAEHQARLRAIHAERERLRKQEHSLQQERMTMTDHLKEVEKRHSLPINPFSLSSAPLIRDVSPAFASSRLDAPVSAPAVNTSSSGFSPELQATLALLQHTAEKDRDFLQDEQFFLETLKKAPYNTAFHTP; via the exons ATG GCTTCAAAACAGAAGAAGGGCTTAAGGG GCACAATTGATGATGTTCTGGGGGACCTCTTGGGCGACGGAAGTGATG ACCCCCCCGTGAGGAGCAGGTCTTCCGGTGGAGGAGCAGGCGGAGATCCAGGTGTGCCGCCATCACGTGGCAGGAAAGG GTCGCTACTGGAGAACGAGTTCTTCAGCAAACTGGCAGAGGaagctgaggaagaggatgag GGCTCCGACGTTTCCGAGGCCGACCCCAAGGCACTGTTAGACACCATGAAG GACATAGATGACATGGACGCTGACCTTTTCGGCTACCAGAGAAAGTCGAGAGCGGCCCTGACTAAACCCGACTCAGCCCTGATTAAACCCAACTCAGCCCCAGCTCAGAGCCGAGCCCCTGCACCTGGATCGGTGAAACGGGGAGCAGCTGACCCAG GCCCAGGGCTGGAGGAGAGGAAGCCCCGCTCTGCTCCGGCTGCCGCCGTCCGAGGATACAGGAAGTTCAGTTTCGTGG ACGACATGCGTGATGACCTGGGTGGCCTTCTGGACGGCCTGGACCCGGGGGTGTCTAAGAGCGTTCTGTCAGGGCAAGAAGAACCCATGTCCCCACCTTCTCTCACTGtgcagaagcaggagcagctAG CACCTAAGAAGCGGGACGAACTGACCTTCGATGATGATGACCAAAATGACCTGATGGATGCACTGGGGTTCAGTGACACTCCGAAGGACAGTGGACTCGTcgtgaagagagagag TGAGGCCCCTGGAAGGCCGCGCACCAGACTGGACGAGATCCTGGGCATTGGGACATCTCTGCAGCTACTGCAGAGACCTGCCACGGGAGAGAAGAAGGACCCAGCCCAGCCCGAGAGAGTGCCGCCCGCCCAGAAACCGCCACGGAGGGGGTCAGCTGACAGAG ACGTCAGCGAGGAAGACTTCACCTTCGGCTTGTACCAGCCCACAGTGGGATCCGCCCCAGAGGGGCACCAGAGCCGCAGACAGTCCGTCCG ATTCTCCATGGAGGACGTCAGCTCTCCTTCTCCAGAGCACAGACCCAAACCCTCCGTCCAGGCCGGCCGAGCCGCATCCGACTGGCTGGGCCTGAAGAAGGAGGACGAGGAAGGGCAGACGCACGGCGCCAAGGAGCCCGCCGGAGTCCCGGAGAGCCAGAagcctccaccctctccaccccgTGGTCGGGCAGCACCACCCGCAAGGGCCACCTCCTCCGCCCAGGGGCccggggagggggaggaggaggaggaagactgGCTAGCAGGGGCTCTGAGTAAGAGCAGAGCTCAGGGGGCGGGGCGATCGGACGACAGGCTTGGAGAGGAGGCCAACCTGGCCTCGCTCCGCAG CAGACGGAACACCACCGTGACTCCACGCGAGAGACAGGAGGACATGAGCGCCCCCCGCAGATCACCCAG CAGCGAGCCTCTGGCTGTGTCTGGCAGACAGCAGGGGCGCACACCTACGTCAGGACCCAGCCCAGGATCCCGGCATACGCCCGCCACGCCCACGTCCGAGCTACGGGAACTGAACCACCTCAGTCAGCAGTCGCCTGGCAAGAGCTTGGCCAATCACACGGCCTCGGTCAGCTACACAG agACCCAGCAGAGACCTGGGGCAGACACTACCGTACCTGTCCAGCAGGAGGGGCTGTCTTCCACTCTGCCACCAGTGAGTCTGTCTGCAGACATGCTGCAGCTCCTGCTGAAACAGCAG ctgaCCCAGACTCAGCAGTGGGGGTTGGGAGCTTCTCTGGAGCTGGGCTCGCTacagaagagagacacacagcagcagtCTGTAGACATAGCGTCACTACAGGCTACGATCACACAGCTGCAGGGACAG GTGAAAAGTCTTCAGATGGAAAAGGAGCAGCTCCAGAAGCTGTTGGACAGtgtccagcagagacacacacaggatacaGAGCTGATGGAGAACGCCCACAG AGCCCATGTGAAGCTCCTGGAGGAGTCGGCGTCCCAGCGGGAGGCGCGGGTGCAGCTGGAGAGCCAGGCCCTGGCAGCGCGGCTggcagagcaggagagggcCGTCCTCCTGGAGCAGCACCAGCGCCAGCTGGCCCAGTGCCAGCTGGACCGGGACCGGCAGGTGGAGCGACTCCGAGACCTCCAGAG GAAGTCTATACTGGAGATGAAGGAAGATTATGAGGAGCAGCTGCAGAGACTCCAGAAACTGAAGGATGAGGAGATTGATGCAGTAACCAGTGCTACCTCGCAGACAAG GTCTCTGGCAGCACTGATCGAGCACATGGAGCAGTTCTCCCGCAAGCTGGGTGATCTAGCGTGTCGGGTGGAGAGCACCCATGAGAACACAGCGCAGGGCCTGGCGCTGGGAGCCCGACACAGGGACGAACAGCTGAGAG tacTCCAGGAGCATCTGTCccagcagcagagtgagatgGCCGAGGAGAGAATCAGACTGAAAGAGGTCATAGCCAAGATGGAAACACAGCTTGCCGAACAGCAGAGAGCCCTccagcag gaacgCTGGCGAGTCACGGCAGAGCAGGCTAAAGCTGAGTCAGCATTAAGAGGACTGGAAGAGGAGAGACGTACCATGACTCAGCGCATCACCATGGAGAGAGAAGAACTGGAGAGGGCCAAG AGTTCTttgctggaggagcagcaggcgGTGATGCAGCACTGTGCTGTGGAGCGGAGGAGACTCGCCACCGAGTGGACGCAGTTCCACGCGCAGGAGAAACTCCGTCAGGAGCGGGTGGAGCGAGAGGCTAACCGTGCCGTGGAGAGGGATGCACAAAGAGAGGGCTCCATCTTCAGCGTggcacag gagcaGGCCGAGATGACCCTCCGCGCTGGCCAGCTGCAGCAGAAGGAGGAGACTTtgcagagggagcgagagaaccTGGACAAGCTGAGAGAGGATCTGGAGCAAGAGAAAGGCCAGCTGAGCACGGCGGCCCTGCGTCTCCAAACCCGCGCGCAGGAAGTGGAGAGCTTCAGCAAG CGAGCGTCTGAGCGGTATGAAGAGGGTGAACGGGCACTGCAGGAGGCCAGACAGGTGGAGGCCGAACACCAGGCTCGTCTACGCGCCATCCATGCCGAGAGGGAGCGTCTCAGGAAGCAGGAGCACAGCCTACAGCAG GAACGTATGACAATGACCGATCACCTTAAAGAAGTGGAGAAAAGACACAGCCTTCCCATCaatcccttctctctctcttctgcacCTTTAATAagag ACGTCTCTCCAGCGTTTGCGAGCTCTCGGCTGGATGCTCCTGTATCTGCTCCAGCAGTAAACACCAGCTCCAGTGGTTTCTCTCCAGAGCTGCAGGCCACACTGGCCCTGCTCCAGCACACGGCAGAGAAG GACCGAGACTTCCTTCAGGACGAGCAGTTCTTCCTGGAGACGCTAAAGAAAGCCCCCTACAACACTGCCTTTCACACACCATGA